In Pseudomonas putida, a genomic segment contains:
- a CDS encoding M24 family metallopeptidase, with protein sequence MQMPKTIQIQNGEKVKPTFSHQEYANRQSKLRSYLAQNNIDAAVFTSYHNINYYSDFLYCSFGRPYALVVTQDAVVSISANIDGGQPWRRTVGTENIIYTDWQRDNYFVAIQQALPKAGRIGIEFDHLNLVNRDKLASRYPQAELVDVAAPCMRMRMIKSAEEHAIIRHGARVADIGGAAVVEALRDQVPEYEVALHATQAMVREIARTFPDSELMDTWTWFQSGINTDGAHNPVTSRKVNKGDILSLNCFPMIAGYYTALERTLFLDHCSDEHLRLWEVNVKVHEAGLKLIKPGMRCSDIAHQLNEIFLEHDLLQYRTFGYGHSFGTLSHYYGREAGLELREDIDTVLEPGMVVSIEPMIMLPEGLPGAGGYREHDILIVNENGAENITKFPYGPEHNIIKK encoded by the coding sequence ATGCAAATGCCGAAAACAATACAGATTCAAAACGGCGAAAAAGTTAAGCCGACGTTCTCGCACCAGGAATACGCCAACCGTCAATCCAAGTTGCGCAGCTATCTGGCCCAGAACAATATCGACGCCGCCGTCTTCACGTCTTATCACAACATCAACTACTACAGCGATTTCCTGTATTGCTCGTTTGGCCGTCCTTATGCCCTTGTGGTGACTCAGGACGCCGTGGTGTCGATCAGCGCTAACATCGACGGTGGCCAGCCATGGCGGCGTACCGTGGGCACCGAAAACATCATCTACACTGACTGGCAGCGCGATAACTACTTTGTCGCGATTCAACAAGCCTTGCCCAAGGCCGGACGTATCGGGATCGAGTTCGACCACTTGAACCTGGTCAACCGCGACAAATTGGCCAGCCGTTATCCCCAGGCCGAGCTGGTGGACGTCGCCGCGCCATGCATGCGCATGCGCATGATCAAGTCGGCTGAAGAACACGCCATCATTCGTCACGGTGCCCGCGTTGCCGATATCGGTGGTGCTGCGGTGGTTGAGGCTCTGCGTGACCAGGTGCCTGAGTACGAAGTGGCGCTGCATGCCACCCAGGCCATGGTCCGTGAAATTGCCCGTACTTTCCCCGATTCCGAACTGATGGACACCTGGACCTGGTTCCAGTCTGGTATCAACACCGATGGCGCGCATAACCCGGTAACCTCTCGCAAGGTCAATAAGGGCGACATTCTGAGCCTCAACTGCTTCCCGATGATCGCCGGTTACTACACCGCGCTGGAGCGCACGTTGTTCCTCGACCATTGCTCCGATGAGCACCTGCGCCTGTGGGAGGTCAACGTCAAGGTCCACGAGGCCGGACTGAAGCTGATCAAGCCAGGCATGCGTTGCAGCGATATTGCCCATCAGTTGAACGAGATTTTCCTCGAGCACGACTTGCTGCAATACCGCACCTTCGGTTATGGCCATTCGTTCGGCACCCTGAGCCATTATTACGGCCGTGAAGCTGGTCTTGAGCTGCGCGAAGACATCGACACCGTGCTGGAACCTGGCATGGTCGTGTCCATCGAGCCGATGATCATGCTGCCCGAAGGGCTGCCGGGTGCGGGTGGTTACCGCGAGCATGATATTCTGATCGTCAATGAAAACGGCGCTGAAAACATCACCAAGTTCCCATACGGCCCAGAACACAACATCATCAAGAAGTAA